In Pedobacter sp. W3I1, one DNA window encodes the following:
- a CDS encoding DUF1343 domain-containing protein, translated as MKNYISFALTSLIALSACGQPKPLEQEVLGKKSPENRKLMIKTVKLPSAIKTGAEQTEKYLPLLKGKRVGMVVNPTSIIGSQTSVDSLLKRGVKIQKIFGPEHGFRGNASAGVTVNDDIDTKTGIKAISLYGKHSTPTAEDLADIDIMVFDIQDVGVRFYTYINTLQHVMEACAANNKTLLILDRPNPNGYLIDGPILDPKFKSGIGVQPIPIAHGLTVGEYAQMLNGEGWLKDKVKCKITIIKNANYDHDMAYTLPVKPSPNLNTQQSILLYPSTCLFEGTYLNHGRGTMFPFTVVGAPYLKGKFDFSFTPKSIKGMSETPLFQDQVCYGLDLRTYDTSKLVKSKQVNISWLIELYKASPRKEDFFNTKLSKEMGTIERLVGVADFRQQVIDGKSEAEIRASWEPGLSAYKTMRKKYLLYN; from the coding sequence ATGAAAAACTACATCAGCTTTGCTTTAACCAGTTTAATTGCATTATCGGCCTGCGGACAACCCAAACCACTCGAACAGGAAGTTCTTGGAAAGAAAAGCCCGGAAAACAGAAAACTGATGATCAAAACTGTTAAACTGCCATCGGCGATTAAAACCGGTGCAGAGCAAACCGAAAAATATCTTCCACTATTAAAAGGTAAACGTGTTGGTATGGTAGTTAACCCCACATCGATTATCGGTTCGCAGACTTCGGTTGATAGCCTGCTCAAACGAGGTGTTAAAATTCAGAAAATATTTGGTCCAGAACATGGTTTTAGAGGCAATGCAAGTGCTGGTGTGACCGTTAATGATGATATTGATACCAAAACAGGTATAAAAGCCATTTCACTCTATGGCAAACACAGCACACCTACAGCTGAAGATTTAGCAGACATCGACATTATGGTGTTCGACATTCAAGATGTTGGTGTTCGTTTTTACACCTATATTAATACCTTACAACATGTGATGGAAGCTTGTGCCGCGAACAATAAAACGTTATTGATTTTAGACCGTCCGAATCCAAATGGCTATTTAATTGATGGGCCGATTTTAGATCCAAAATTTAAATCGGGTATTGGTGTGCAACCTATTCCTATTGCTCACGGCTTAACGGTTGGCGAATATGCACAGATGTTAAATGGCGAAGGCTGGTTGAAAGATAAGGTGAAATGCAAGATTACCATTATCAAAAACGCCAATTACGATCATGATATGGCGTATACTTTACCTGTTAAACCCTCTCCTAACCTGAATACACAGCAATCTATTTTGCTTTATCCATCTACCTGTTTATTTGAAGGTACTTATTTAAATCACGGCCGCGGAACAATGTTCCCTTTTACCGTTGTTGGTGCACCTTACCTTAAAGGGAAATTTGATTTCAGTTTCACCCCAAAAAGCATCAAAGGAATGTCTGAAACACCATTATTTCAAGATCAGGTTTGTTATGGCTTAGATTTAAGAACTTACGATACCTCGAAGTTGGTAAAATCTAAACAGGTAAACATTAGCTGGTTAATTGAACTGTACAAGGCTTCGCCAAGAAAAGAAGATTTCTTTAATACTAAGTTAAGCAAAGAAATGGGCACTATAGAAAGATTAGTTGGAGTAGCCGATTTCAGGCAACAGGTAATTGATGGAAAAAGTGAAGCAGAAATTAGAGCGAGCTGGGAACCGGGTCTAAGTGCTTACAAAACCATGCGTAAAAAATATTTGCTATATAATTAA
- a CDS encoding FtsX-like permease family protein, producing the protein MNFEYFIAGRIAIKSERTFSKLIVRIAIAGVMLSLAVMILSIAIIKGFKTEIQDKVRGYLGDVQITRYDLNNSFEHSPFVLDGETEKMLRNHPDIEYYYPFATKPGILSANNEIEGINFKGIDKNYKWDYIKQHIISGTIIDFSDSTAAMQELLISNYTANRLKLKTGDDFIMYFVQNQLRPRKFKIVGIYDIGVEDIDKGFVLGNLNIIKRLNNWETNEIGGIEIRIKDFNRLKPIADNIYEKLPRNLRSYSIEENFPNIFTWLGLLDVNTKVLLILMLIVGVINMVTALLIMILEKTNMIGMLKSFGASNWSIMKIFLYNAAYLIGIGLLLGNILGLGLGFLQQATHIFKLNQASYFLAYAPIEFHFIDVLLLNIVTVVVCLTVLIIPSLLISKVSPLKAIRFK; encoded by the coding sequence TTGAATTTCGAATATTTCATAGCAGGGCGGATAGCCATTAAATCTGAGCGTACTTTTTCAAAACTTATTGTCCGCATTGCAATAGCAGGCGTGATGTTGAGTTTGGCTGTTATGATTCTTTCTATAGCCATTATTAAAGGCTTTAAAACTGAAATTCAGGATAAAGTAAGGGGGTATTTAGGCGATGTGCAGATTACCCGTTACGACCTGAATAATTCATTTGAGCATTCTCCTTTTGTATTGGATGGAGAAACGGAAAAGATGCTCAGAAACCATCCAGATATTGAATATTATTATCCCTTTGCGACAAAACCAGGCATTCTTTCGGCCAATAACGAAATAGAAGGTATTAATTTTAAAGGGATAGACAAAAACTACAAGTGGGATTATATTAAACAGCATATTATCAGCGGAACCATCATCGATTTTTCTGACAGTACGGCTGCCATGCAGGAACTGCTTATCTCGAATTATACGGCCAATCGTTTAAAACTCAAAACAGGTGACGATTTTATCATGTATTTTGTTCAAAACCAATTGCGACCGCGTAAATTTAAAATTGTAGGTATTTACGATATAGGTGTAGAAGATATTGATAAGGGCTTTGTGCTGGGCAACCTGAATATCATTAAACGCCTGAATAATTGGGAAACCAACGAAATTGGTGGCATAGAAATCAGGATTAAGGATTTTAACAGGCTTAAGCCTATAGCCGATAATATTTATGAAAAGCTTCCACGCAATTTACGTTCCTATTCTATTGAAGAAAACTTCCCTAATATTTTTACCTGGTTAGGCCTTCTTGATGTAAATACCAAAGTGCTTTTAATCCTGATGCTCATTGTAGGCGTAATTAACATGGTTACTGCATTGTTGATTATGATTTTAGAAAAAACAAATATGATTGGGATGCTAAAATCTTTTGGGGCCAGCAACTGGAGCATTATGAAAATTTTTCTCTACAATGCAGCTTATTTAATTGGCATTGGCTTATTGCTCGGAAATATTCTGGGCTTAGGGTTAGGTTTCTTACAGCAGGCCACTCACATTTTTAAACTTAACCAGGCTTCTTACTTTTTAGCTTATGCACCCATAGAATTTCATTTTATCGATGTGCTGCTGCTTAATATCGTTACGGTAGTGGTGTGTTTAACGGTTTTGATTATTCCTTCGCTATTGATCAGCAAGGTTTCTCCGCTTAAAGCAATCAGGTTTAAATAA
- a CDS encoding tRNA pseudouridine(38-40) synthase TruA: MRYFFHIAYQGQYFSGWQKQPGIKSVQEVIEQTLSKILKSPIAINGCGRTDAHVHASQFFFHADIEKDIDFDLLYILNKALPYNIAVFDIIKMEGKPHARFDAVQRKYDYFIHTYKDPFLSAQSSFYQLNHLDFDKMKAVVKLLPQYKDYRAFCTHPDKYEHTICNVMEADLFVNPKGDRLRFHIASNRFLGKMIRIIMGKILMVGKGELSFDEFESELISLQPSKLSLPAHPTGLYLSKVTYPYLNLEPRTEFIHSTQGIDWISI, encoded by the coding sequence ATGAGGTATTTCTTTCACATTGCATATCAAGGTCAGTACTTTAGTGGGTGGCAAAAACAACCTGGGATTAAAAGCGTCCAGGAAGTTATTGAACAAACCCTATCTAAGATTTTAAAATCGCCGATTGCTATTAACGGCTGTGGGCGAACAGATGCGCATGTACATGCCAGTCAGTTTTTTTTCCATGCTGATATTGAAAAAGATATTGATTTCGATCTGCTTTACATTCTGAATAAAGCTTTACCTTATAATATTGCGGTGTTCGACATTATTAAAATGGAAGGAAAACCTCATGCCCGGTTTGATGCTGTACAGCGGAAATATGATTATTTTATCCACACCTATAAAGATCCTTTTTTAAGTGCTCAAAGTTCCTTTTATCAATTAAATCATCTCGATTTTGATAAAATGAAAGCCGTTGTAAAATTATTACCTCAATACAAAGATTACAGGGCTTTTTGCACGCATCCTGATAAATACGAACATACCATCTGCAATGTAATGGAAGCCGATTTATTTGTAAACCCTAAGGGCGACAGGTTGAGGTTTCATATTGCGAGTAACCGCTTTTTGGGCAAAATGATCCGCATTATTATGGGTAAAATTCTGATGGTTGGCAAAGGAGAACTTAGCTTTGATGAATTTGAAAGCGAACTGATTAGCCTGCAACCTTCAAAACTATCATTGCCCGCTCATCCTACAGGCTTATACCTTTCAAAAGTCACTTATCCTTATCTAAACCTCGAACCACGGACTGAATTTATCCATAGTACACAAGGCATAGACTGGATTTCAATTTAA
- a CDS encoding YchJ family protein yields the protein MDTINCPCGSGMAYQQCCQPYHLNVKTAPTAEALMRSRYAAFVVADAAYLYDTTHSSKRKGHSKSAYLSSAKNTKWLKLEIVFSDFDVVEFKAYYLNKKFQTEVLHEKSNFRLEDGKWYYLDEKFYL from the coding sequence ATGGATACTATAAATTGCCCTTGCGGAAGCGGAATGGCGTATCAGCAATGTTGCCAGCCTTATCATTTAAACGTGAAAACGGCACCAACTGCAGAGGCTTTAATGCGTTCCAGGTATGCTGCTTTTGTCGTGGCTGATGCTGCTTATCTTTACGATACCACGCATAGCAGTAAAAGAAAAGGACACTCGAAAAGTGCTTATCTAAGCAGTGCGAAAAATACTAAATGGCTAAAACTCGAAATTGTTTTTTCAGATTTTGATGTCGTCGAGTTTAAGGCCTATTATCTGAATAAGAAGTTTCAAACAGAAGTGCTACATGAAAAATCTAATTTCAGGTTAGAAGATGGGAAATGGTATTATTTGGATGAGAAATTTTATTTATAA
- a CDS encoding ATP-binding protein encodes MISRAISDSIEKHLKDEKAVILLGPRQVGKSTLLQQLSSKFAKPVMWWNGDDADIRTILSNTTSTSLRALLGKTKTLVIDEAQRVDNIGLSIKLIIDQLKDVKVIATGSSAFELANHINEPLTGRKWEYNLFPFSFGEMVEENGLLAEKRLLNHRLVYGYYPEIVNNPGGEEIRLKQLSDSYLYKDILTWEKIQKPDKMEKLIQALAFQVGNEVSYNELGQLAGLDNQTTEKYIDLLEKAFIVFRLGSLSRNLRNELKKSRKIYFYDNGIRNAVINQFSPAVLRQDIGALWENFVISERVKLLAYKQINCNQYFWRTHAQQEIDYIEERNGLMNAYEIKWNAKSNARFPKTFLDAYENVETKIITPENVSEFLL; translated from the coding sequence ATGATTTCAAGAGCAATATCAGATTCTATCGAAAAACATCTGAAAGATGAAAAGGCGGTCATCCTTTTAGGCCCAAGGCAGGTTGGAAAAAGTACGCTCTTGCAGCAGCTTTCTTCTAAATTTGCTAAACCTGTTATGTGGTGGAATGGTGATGACGCAGACATTAGAACAATACTTTCCAATACCACTTCAACCTCCTTACGTGCACTTCTTGGAAAAACCAAAACGTTGGTAATTGATGAAGCGCAAAGAGTTGATAATATTGGTTTATCTATTAAATTAATCATTGATCAACTTAAAGATGTAAAAGTAATTGCTACTGGTTCTTCAGCCTTTGAGTTAGCCAATCATATTAACGAACCACTTACTGGTAGAAAATGGGAATATAACCTATTTCCTTTTTCGTTCGGAGAAATGGTGGAGGAAAACGGTCTACTTGCAGAGAAAAGATTATTGAACCATCGCTTGGTTTATGGCTACTATCCAGAAATCGTGAACAATCCAGGTGGAGAAGAAATACGCTTAAAACAATTATCGGACAGTTACCTATATAAAGATATCCTAACCTGGGAGAAAATACAAAAGCCAGATAAGATGGAGAAATTAATCCAGGCTTTGGCTTTTCAGGTAGGCAATGAGGTATCATATAACGAACTAGGGCAATTAGCAGGCTTGGATAATCAAACAACAGAGAAGTATATCGATTTGCTTGAAAAGGCATTTATTGTATTCAGATTGGGATCTTTAAGTAGGAACTTAAGAAATGAGCTAAAGAAAAGCCGAAAGATCTACTTTTACGACAATGGTATCAGAAATGCTGTAATTAATCAATTTAGTCCAGCTGTATTAAGACAGGATATTGGTGCCCTTTGGGAAAATTTCGTAATTAGTGAAAGGGTTAAACTTCTTGCTTATAAACAGATTAATTGCAACCAATACTTTTGGCGTACGCATGCACAACAGGAAATAGATTATATTGAAGAAAGAAACGGATTAATGAATGCATACGAAATTAAATGGAACGCTAAATCTAATGCAAGATTTCCAAAGACGTTTTTAGATGCCTATGAGAATGTGGAGACTAAAATAATTACACCCGAAAACGTGAGTGAATTTTTGTTATAA
- the mazG gene encoding nucleoside triphosphate pyrophosphohydrolase yields MPNNPIPASANNPADAFTRLLTVLETLRTQCPWDKKQTMETLRHLTIEETYELSDAILEGDLDEIKKELGDVMMHLVFYSRIASETNDFNITDVLNGVCDKLVNRHPHIYGDVEVQNEEDVKRNWEQIKLKEGNKSVLAGVPSSLPALVKAARIQEKARGVGFDWEDKNQVWEKVEEELQEFKTEFNVADNTAIDIEKAESEFGDVLFSLINYARFININPENALEKTNKKFIKRFQYLETKAKENGKALADMTLAEMDIYWNEAKKI; encoded by the coding sequence ATGCCTAACAATCCAATTCCTGCAAGTGCCAATAATCCAGCTGATGCCTTTACGCGTTTACTCACCGTTTTAGAGACATTGCGTACACAATGCCCCTGGGATAAAAAACAAACCATGGAAACACTGCGCCATTTAACCATAGAGGAAACTTATGAGTTAAGCGATGCCATTTTAGAAGGCGATTTAGACGAAATTAAAAAGGAACTTGGCGATGTGATGATGCACCTGGTTTTCTATTCGAGAATTGCTTCAGAAACCAATGATTTTAATATTACCGATGTTTTAAACGGGGTTTGCGATAAACTGGTAAACCGGCATCCACATATTTATGGCGATGTTGAAGTGCAGAACGAAGAAGACGTTAAACGCAACTGGGAGCAGATTAAACTGAAAGAAGGCAACAAATCGGTGTTGGCTGGTGTTCCATCTTCACTACCCGCATTGGTTAAGGCTGCCCGCATTCAGGAAAAAGCCCGCGGCGTAGGTTTCGATTGGGAAGATAAAAATCAGGTTTGGGAAAAGGTGGAAGAGGAACTCCAGGAGTTTAAAACTGAATTTAACGTTGCCGATAATACGGCCATCGATATCGAAAAAGCAGAATCAGAATTTGGCGATGTACTTTTCTCTTTGATCAATTATGCACGTTTCATTAACATCAATCCTGAAAATGCATTAGAAAAAACCAACAAAAAATTCATCAAACGTTTCCAGTACCTCGAAACCAAAGCAAAAGAAAACGGAAAAGCCTTGGCTGATATGACACTTGCAGAGATGGACATATATTGGAATGAAGCAAAGAAAATATAG
- a CDS encoding AI-2E family transporter: MKDKLSFLPKLALVLFCLISLTYIAILGQSLLAPLLFSFLMAILLLPVGNFLEQRLKFKRSLSTIVSVILMIAVIGGIIYFFGNQLSDLWADWPLLKEKANVSYHELQKWISHTFGVNSQKQLDYLNDSTEKALATSAAIVATTLATLSSTLLFLGFTLLFTFFILNYRRVLFTFLTSVFSEEHKEKVSEIVSQIQYIIKKYIIGLFLQMLIVTVLMITVLSILGVKYAVLLGLVAGIFNVVPYLGIFFALLISCLITFATAGAGKVLLVLIAFVAVHAVDGNILMPLVVGSKVKINALFAFIGIVVGEMIWGISGMFLCIPYLAMLKIIFDRVDNLKPWGILMGEEHKPDKKKRVYRITKKIKLEEKD, translated from the coding sequence ATGAAAGACAAACTATCGTTTCTACCCAAGCTTGCACTGGTTCTTTTCTGTTTAATTAGTTTAACCTACATCGCCATTTTAGGTCAATCGCTGTTAGCTCCTTTACTTTTCTCTTTTTTGATGGCGATTTTATTGTTACCTGTAGGTAACTTTTTAGAACAGCGATTAAAGTTTAAACGAAGTTTGTCTACCATTGTTTCGGTAATCCTGATGATAGCTGTTATTGGGGGCATTATCTATTTCTTTGGTAATCAACTCAGCGACTTATGGGCAGACTGGCCTTTGCTTAAAGAGAAAGCGAATGTTTCTTACCACGAACTTCAAAAATGGATTTCGCACACTTTCGGCGTAAATTCTCAGAAACAACTCGATTATTTAAATGATAGCACAGAGAAAGCTTTGGCTACCAGTGCTGCAATTGTAGCTACCACCTTGGCTACGCTATCTTCTACCCTATTATTTTTAGGTTTCACGCTACTTTTCACTTTCTTTATTTTAAACTACCGCAGGGTTTTATTTACCTTTTTAACATCGGTTTTTAGCGAAGAGCACAAAGAAAAAGTTTCAGAAATTGTTAGTCAGATCCAGTATATCATTAAAAAATACATTATTGGCTTATTTCTGCAGATGCTTATTGTTACGGTATTAATGATTACGGTACTGAGTATATTAGGCGTTAAATATGCAGTTTTGTTGGGCTTAGTCGCCGGTATTTTTAATGTGGTTCCTTATTTGGGGATATTCTTTGCTCTGTTAATAAGCTGTCTGATTACTTTTGCCACAGCAGGTGCAGGTAAAGTGCTGCTGGTTTTGATTGCTTTTGTTGCCGTTCATGCTGTTGATGGAAATATATTAATGCCACTGGTGGTGGGTTCGAAAGTAAAAATAAATGCATTATTTGCCTTTATTGGTATCGTAGTTGGCGAGATGATTTGGGGAATATCGGGTATGTTCTTGTGTATTCCTTATCTGGCTATGCTCAAAATAATCTTCGACAGAGTGGATAACTTAAAACCCTGGGGCATTTTAATGGGCGAGGAACATAAACCCGACAAAAAGAAGCGTGTTTACCGGATTACAAAAAAGATTAAATTAGAAGAAAAAGATTAA
- a CDS encoding aldo/keto reductase: MEKRILGKTDLNIAPIVFGGNVFGWTIDEQKSFEILNQFVESGFNFIDTADVYSRWVPGNKGGESETIIGKWLKKHNKRHDIIIATKVGADMGQGKSLKRDYIINEVEHSLSRLQTDYIDLYFSHYDDEHTPVEETLSAYETLIKAGKVRWIGASNFSADRLRESLIYATQHSLPRYEVYQPGYNLYDRENFEQEHEKICLDYGLGVVTYYSLASGFLTGKYRSENDLNKSQRGGGIKKFLNERGFKILAALDEVAEKHRVEPASAALAWLIYHPSITAPIASVTDLSQLKSFTEAANLKLSPEDISLLDKASIY; this comes from the coding sequence ATGGAAAAAAGAATTTTAGGGAAAACCGATTTAAATATTGCGCCCATTGTATTTGGAGGAAACGTATTTGGCTGGACAATTGATGAGCAAAAGTCGTTCGAGATATTAAACCAATTTGTAGAAAGTGGTTTCAATTTTATAGATACGGCCGATGTGTATTCACGCTGGGTACCCGGAAATAAAGGTGGCGAATCGGAAACGATTATTGGTAAATGGCTTAAGAAACATAACAAACGCCACGATATTATTATCGCCACCAAGGTAGGCGCTGATATGGGCCAGGGCAAATCGTTAAAGAGAGATTATATTATAAACGAAGTAGAACACTCTTTATCTCGCCTGCAAACAGATTATATTGATCTCTATTTCTCTCATTACGATGATGAACATACCCCGGTTGAAGAAACTTTAAGTGCTTACGAAACTTTAATAAAAGCCGGCAAAGTACGTTGGATCGGGGCATCAAACTTTTCTGCCGATCGACTTAGAGAATCTTTGATTTATGCTACCCAACATAGCCTGCCTCGCTATGAAGTTTACCAACCAGGATACAACCTTTACGATAGAGAAAACTTTGAGCAGGAACATGAAAAAATATGCCTGGATTATGGCTTGGGTGTTGTGACCTATTATTCGCTAGCCAGTGGTTTCTTAACCGGAAAATACCGTAGTGAAAATGATCTGAATAAAAGCCAGCGTGGTGGAGGCATTAAAAAATTCCTGAACGAACGGGGCTTTAAAATTTTAGCAGCATTGGATGAGGTTGCTGAAAAACACCGTGTTGAGCCAGCTTCGGCAGCCCTGGCCTGGCTAATTTATCACCCATCAATTACGGCGCCAATTGCAAGTGTTACTGATTTAAGCCAGTTAAAATCGTTCACTGAAGCCGCAAATTTAAAATTATCACCAGAAGACATTTCCCTTTTAGATAAAGCGAGTATCTATTAA
- the mnmD gene encoding tRNA (5-methylaminomethyl-2-thiouridine)(34)-methyltransferase MnmD: protein MNIITPTADGSNTLYNETIGEHYHSKHGALQESKHVFIDAGLKFASTNLTEISILEVGFGTGLNFILSFEYCAANNIKLNYTSIEAFPLTTAVIEQTGYAAYVPEVIWTDFILNYPEALKTPQKLTSLCTLEIPHTTLAEYQSDQKFDLIYYDAFSVQHQPEMWSDEIIAHACSFLKPGGTFVTYAITGKLKRAVKACGFAIEKLPGAPGKREMLRATKAEG, encoded by the coding sequence ATGAATATTATAACGCCTACTGCCGATGGCTCGAATACACTTTATAACGAAACCATAGGCGAACATTATCACAGTAAACATGGCGCATTACAGGAAAGCAAACATGTATTTATTGATGCAGGATTAAAATTCGCCTCCACTAATTTAACTGAAATTTCCATTTTGGAAGTTGGCTTTGGCACTGGATTGAACTTTATTTTAAGTTTCGAATATTGTGCGGCAAATAACATTAAACTTAACTATACCAGTATCGAAGCCTTCCCACTTACTACAGCAGTAATTGAGCAAACAGGTTATGCAGCATACGTTCCTGAAGTAATATGGACCGATTTTATTTTAAATTACCCTGAAGCGTTAAAAACGCCACAAAAATTAACTTCGCTTTGCACATTGGAAATTCCGCATACTACATTGGCCGAATACCAGAGCGACCAAAAATTTGACCTGATTTATTATGATGCCTTTTCAGTGCAACACCAGCCTGAAATGTGGAGTGATGAAATTATTGCACATGCCTGCAGTTTCTTAAAGCCCGGCGGAACTTTTGTCACCTATGCCATTACTGGAAAATTGAAAAGAGCCGTTAAAGCATGTGGATTTGCCATTGAAAAATTGCCTGGAGCGCCCGGAAAAAGAGAAATGCTGAGAGCAACCAAGGCAGAGGGTTAA
- a CDS encoding MmcQ/YjbR family DNA-binding protein produces MDIESFREYCLNLPGTTEGMKWGHLCFMIEEKMYFIIAIDEDNSFSIKCDPEEFDALTARDGIQQAHHMAKRQWIRVDNLEVFNETELKKRVADSRAMVLAKLPKKTQAKYA; encoded by the coding sequence ATGGATATCGAATCTTTCAGAGAATATTGTTTGAATTTACCTGGTACAACCGAGGGAATGAAATGGGGACATTTATGCTTTATGATTGAAGAAAAAATGTATTTCATTATCGCTATTGATGAAGACAACAGTTTCTCTATAAAGTGTGATCCAGAAGAGTTTGATGCATTAACGGCTAGAGATGGGATACAACAGGCTCACCACATGGCTAAACGACAATGGATTCGTGTTGATAATCTGGAGGTATTTAATGAAACAGAACTGAAAAAAAGAGTTGCCGATTCGAGAGCCATGGTTTTAGCTAAGTTACCTAAGAAAACACAGGCAAAGTACGCTTAA
- a CDS encoding DinB family protein produces MTDTLATITQIKNTRAFILELVKDLSIGQLNEIPAGFNNNIIWNIAHLTAAQQNLCYIRSGLAITVSEAHFSPFLSGTKPEKFIEQKEIDSIFDVLLNSMDRLAADYSSGLFLKFDPWDKRYGMKLNSIEDAINFVPFHEGMHIGYIMALKKLV; encoded by the coding sequence ATGACTGATACACTTGCTACCATCACCCAGATTAAAAATACCAGGGCTTTTATACTAGAACTGGTAAAAGATTTGAGTATCGGGCAGTTAAACGAAATCCCTGCAGGTTTTAACAATAACATCATCTGGAATATTGCACACTTAACCGCAGCGCAACAGAATCTGTGTTATATCAGATCGGGCTTAGCTATAACCGTTAGTGAAGCACATTTTTCGCCGTTTTTAAGCGGAACAAAACCTGAAAAGTTTATTGAGCAGAAAGAGATTGATTCTATTTTCGATGTACTCTTAAACAGCATGGATCGTTTAGCCGCTGATTATTCGAGTGGTCTTTTTCTAAAGTTCGATCCCTGGGATAAACGTTATGGCATGAAATTAAACTCGATAGAAGATGCGATAAACTTTGTCCCTTTCCACGAGGGTATGCACATCGGCTACATTATGGCCTTAAAGAAACTGGTATAG
- a CDS encoding DUF2625 domain-containing protein gives MKSAFKTIFILSLTLFSLVTFAQDNKLISLEALVNKTDPAWPLVKKWIDSAKNKVEILPVDSAKAKEVLYNSQMTTYATLGSVIYNTGGIMVDNGWIRILGSGSERLSRNIAEWNKGKTIKEYGDNIPYLLIADDAVGGFFAINYGGLGKDIKNVYYLEPNSLTWQPLGAGYGEFLVFCFDSDLSKFYKGLRWSSWNQFIANLDGTKTYSFRPYLWEEGTDIDKCTRKLVGIEEMYRFNIMKSKELNADKGIKKDDTQKKETKEETKNEQ, from the coding sequence ATGAAAAGCGCATTCAAAACAATCTTTATCTTAAGTTTAACTTTATTCTCTTTAGTAACCTTTGCTCAAGATAATAAGTTAATCAGTCTTGAAGCATTGGTAAATAAAACCGATCCGGCCTGGCCACTGGTAAAAAAGTGGATCGATTCTGCAAAAAATAAGGTGGAAATTCTACCCGTTGATTCTGCAAAAGCAAAAGAAGTTTTATACAACTCACAAATGACTACCTACGCTACCCTGGGTTCGGTAATTTACAATACTGGTGGCATTATGGTTGACAATGGCTGGATTAGAATTTTAGGTTCGGGCAGCGAAAGATTGAGCCGAAATATTGCCGAATGGAACAAAGGAAAAACCATAAAAGAGTATGGCGATAATATTCCTTACCTTTTAATAGCCGATGATGCTGTAGGCGGTTTCTTCGCCATTAATTACGGCGGTTTGGGTAAAGACATTAAAAATGTGTATTACCTTGAACCAAACAGTTTAACCTGGCAACCACTTGGCGCCGGCTATGGCGAGTTTCTTGTTTTTTGTTTCGATAGCGACCTTTCTAAATTTTATAAAGGTTTACGGTGGAGCAGCTGGAACCAGTTTATTGCAAACTTAGATGGCACCAAAACCTATAGCTTTCGCCCTTATTTATGGGAAGAAGGAACCGACATCGATAAGTGCACCCGGAAACTTGTTGGGATTGAAGAAATGTACCGTTTTAATATCATGAAGTCGAAAGAACTGAATGCTGATAAAGGCATAAAAAAAGACGATACACAAAAGAAAGAAACAAAAGAGGAAACCAAAAACGAGCAGTAA
- a CDS encoding M13-type metalloendopeptidase, with the protein MTKQGQSKEKIDGFTPDQRFFLAWAQVWRGNILPESAAQLIKTDPHSPGPYRTIGAPVNMDAWYTAFDVKPGDKLYKKPEDRIRMW; encoded by the coding sequence ATGACTAAACAAGGTCAAAGTAAGGAGAAAATTGATGGTTTTACACCAGATCAGCGTTTTTTCCTGGCTTGGGCGCAGGTATGGAGAGGTAATATTTTACCCGAAAGTGCTGCTCAGTTAATTAAAACCGATCCTCATTCTCCTGGTCCATACCGTACCATTGGTGCACCTGTAAATATGGATGCATGGTATACCGCTTTTGATGTTAAGCCTGGCGATAAATTATATAAAAAACCAGAAGACAGGATTAGAATGTGGTAG